The Rosa rugosa chromosome 3, drRosRugo1.1, whole genome shotgun sequence sequence AATTAATCTGATGAATAATGACAGATAGCGGAAGATCTCAATCTGGTGATCAGCATACAGAGGAAGTTCAGCTACCTGCAGAGCATACCAGGTATTTTCGCCATGCAAAGGCCTTACCTACCTATCCAGCATCCCTACATCCTCAAAGCAAGTAACGCCCAGAATATGATTATGAATGGAAGCACTAGTACGTACACTGCTACTACTACTAGTATTGGTGCTGGGGTTAAGAGATTGTTCAACCTCACACCGCCGGATGATCAGATGATCAAGTCCATCAACTTGGGATGGAACACACCACAAAATGGAATAGGACTAGGACTCGGAGGATCATCATCCGTTTCAGTACCTGATCCTAATTGGTCGGTTCCATTTCCACCGCCTCTTCTACCCTCCATTTCATGCAGCCTTGGAGCTCTTCTATCAAAGCTACCTTCTGTTTCACCTTATTCCCCTTATATTAATGATGCCATTCATGAAGCTCCCAACACTATTACTACATCTACTACTACAGCTATGCTCATGAACAACAGCAACAACCACAACAACAATTGTGCCGAAAACAAGATACTGAAGGTTAGTGGTGGCATTATTAAGATAGagtcatcatcaccatcatcctGTCATTTAGATGTAGCTCAACAAGAAAAGCACAGTTCCATAGACCCTAATAATCT is a genomic window containing:
- the LOC133739594 gene encoding uncharacterized protein LOC133739594, translating into MESGLPMLNCLLQHTLRSLCSCSSDSSSNSSKWVYAVFWRILPRNYPPPKWDYGSSVLDRSKGNKRNWILVWEDGFCDFYECEQAGSGYLKGRFGADIFFKMSHEVYNFGEGLLGKVAVDNSHKWVFRDAPNQVDNPNFISSWNVSTEPQPKAWAFQFNSGIQTIAIISVREGIIQLGSFDKIAEDLNLVISIQRKFSYLQSIPGIFAMQRPYLPIQHPYILKASNAQNMIMNGSTSTYTATTTSIGAGVKRLFNLTPPDDQMIKSINLGWNTPQNGIGLGLGGSSSVSVPDPNWSVPFPPPLLPSISCSLGALLSKLPSVSPYSPYINDAIHEAPNTITTSTTTAMLMNNSNNHNNNCAENKILKVSGGIIKIESSSPSSCHLDVAQQEKHSSIDPNNLGLEKGQT